TCACGCATCACTTCCTCTTTCGGTGTGGTGAGCAGGCCGAACACACCCTTGAAGACCGCCTTCTGGGGCGCCATGGCTGGCCAGTCGCCCGCTTCGAGCTGGCCGAAGGTGACCGGCATGGGATTTTTATACTTGAGGAACAGCGGATCGTCGCCGTGGGTTTTTTCGAGCAGCTCCTGGTTGTACTCCTCGATGATTTTTATTGCCTCGATAGCCATCTTGAGCGCGCTGACCGTAGTCTGCGCCGAGCCGGAATGTCCCGCACGGCCGTACACGGTGCCGGTGAACCATACCGCCCCGCGCACGGAGGTGTAGACATCGTTCGAGGTCGGTTCGAGGTTGACCGCGAAATCGGCTTGTTCGCCGCGGCGGATCAGCGCGAGTGTGCCGTTGCCGCCGGTCTCCTCCTCGATGACGATGTGGAGGATCACATCTCCCTTCGGTTTCACTCCAAGCCTTTTCATGGCAGTCAGGAGCGTCCACAGCATGGCGATCTGTCCCTTGTCGTCGCATGTTCCGCGGCCGTACATGGCGCCGTTCTCGACATACGGATCGAACGGGCGCGGCTGATCTTTCGAGGGCGGAACGACATCGACATGAGCGTTGAAACACACGCTCTTCCCGGTACCGTCTCCTTTAATGACCACACGCAGGTTGGGACGGCCCTCGTAAGGCTGATCTCCCATCCTGAAGGAATAACCGGGATCGTTGATGATGTCCTCCGGCACCGGAACCTTCTCGCACACATCGGCGATATCCCTGAACTGGTCATAGAGCCATTCCATTGCCGGGCCCTCGTAACTCGAAAGCGACTGAAACCGCACGAGCCTGTCGAGAAAAGCGGTGGTTCCGGGAAGCAGGTCGAGACATGTCTTATGGATTGTTTCACTATCGGGCATGAATATTCTCCTGTCTAAGAGCCTGAATAGAACACGGATTGACGCGGATCAGGCGGATTTTCGCGGATAATACTATAGTTCTATTTTATAAAGAATATCAAAGAATATCTTGTTATTGCTCCGGCGAATAAATAATGATACTAATTTCTGGAATAGATGCCGAAACAAGGAGTTCGGCATGACACAATCCTATGTCACTGTTTAACCACCGGAGCAATATTAAATCAGCTCAAAAATACTGATGTATTGTATTAGTATTGTCATTCCCAAGAACGAAGTGAATTGGGAATCCAGAAAAAACATCGCAATGTCATGAGCATGAGATGTTGGATTCCCGTTTTCACGGGAATGACACATTAACGGGTAACAATCATC
The bacterium DNA segment above includes these coding regions:
- a CDS encoding M20/M25/M40 family metallo-hydrolase, with product MPDSETIHKTCLDLLPGTTAFLDRLVRFQSLSSYEGPAMEWLYDQFRDIADVCEKVPVPEDIINDPGYSFRMGDQPYEGRPNLRVVIKGDGTGKSVCFNAHVDVVPPSKDQPRPFDPYVENGAMYGRGTCDDKGQIAMLWTLLTAMKRLGVKPKGDVILHIVIEEETGGNGTLALIRRGEQADFAVNLEPTSNDVYTSVRGAVWFTGTVYGRAGHSGSAQTTVSALKMAIEAIKIIEEYNQELLEKTHGDDPLFLKYKNPMPVTFGQLEAGDWPAMAPQKAVFKGVFGLLTTPKEEVMREMVERVKTRGPEWLRDNFEMTFSYRHDTSRTDPDGQAVKLLLDGYRAMGVKSEIGSANYGADAWFYNNILGIPTVATGCGSINDAHTNHEHVVLSDIALEAASVLHFIGSWCGIKE